In Aliidongia dinghuensis, the following proteins share a genomic window:
- a CDS encoding DUF883 family protein, with the protein MSDVKTKEAASVSEEIAVLRQDITRLSNAVADLVKHEAGHARHRVEDVVVDLYNESRAALGQAGTRAKGLGEELNHTIERNPATSVLAALGIGLVIGLLSRGRH; encoded by the coding sequence ATGAGCGACGTCAAAACCAAGGAAGCCGCCTCGGTTTCCGAAGAGATCGCCGTCCTCAGGCAAGACATCACCCGGTTGTCGAACGCCGTCGCCGACCTGGTCAAGCACGAGGCCGGCCATGCCCGCCATCGCGTCGAGGATGTGGTCGTCGACCTTTATAACGAAAGCCGTGCCGCCCTCGGCCAAGCCGGCACCCGCGCCAAGGGCCTGGGCGAGGAGCTCAACCACACGATCGAGCGCAATCCGGCAACCTCGGTCCTGGCCGCTCTCGGCATCGGCTTGGTCATCGGTCTGCTGAGCCGGGGCCGCCACTGA
- a CDS encoding DODA-type extradiol aromatic ring-opening family dioxygenase, which translates to MSEARLPTLFIPHGGGPCFFMEPPRGMPDPWKSLGDHLRGIGATIGQQPRAVLVVSGHWEESQPTVTAAAAPPLIYDYYGFPPHTYQLRYPAPGAPRLAAEIRLRLDQAGIPSTGDDIRGFDHGVFIPFLLIYPDANIPIVQLSLLASLDPAAHLAVGRALQPLRDEGVLIVGSGLSFHNLRGFFTEDPRIAADAESFDQWLTQAVTDPDPARREAALTAWAMAPGARTSHPREEHLLPLMVAAGAAGEDAGTLTYRDHIFGKAVSSYRFG; encoded by the coding sequence ATGAGCGAAGCACGCCTGCCGACCCTGTTCATCCCGCACGGCGGCGGACCGTGCTTCTTCATGGAACCCCCGCGCGGCATGCCCGACCCCTGGAAATCCTTGGGCGATCACCTGCGCGGCATCGGCGCCACCATCGGGCAGCAGCCGCGCGCGGTGCTGGTCGTCTCCGGCCATTGGGAAGAGAGCCAGCCGACCGTTACCGCCGCCGCGGCGCCGCCGCTCATTTACGACTATTACGGCTTCCCGCCCCACACGTATCAGCTGCGCTATCCGGCGCCCGGCGCGCCGCGGCTCGCGGCAGAGATCCGCCTGCGCCTCGACCAGGCCGGCATCCCCAGCACCGGCGACGACATTCGCGGCTTCGACCACGGCGTCTTCATCCCGTTCCTGCTGATCTATCCGGACGCGAACATCCCGATCGTCCAGCTGTCGTTGCTGGCCTCGCTCGATCCCGCCGCCCATCTGGCGGTCGGCCGCGCGCTGCAGCCGTTGCGCGACGAAGGCGTGCTGATCGTCGGCAGCGGCCTCAGCTTCCACAACCTGCGCGGCTTCTTCACCGAGGACCCGCGCATCGCGGCCGATGCCGAGTCGTTCGACCAGTGGCTGACTCAAGCCGTGACCGACCCCGACCCGGCCCGGCGCGAGGCGGCGCTGACCGCCTGGGCCATGGCACCCGGCGCCCGGACCAGCCATCCGCGCGAAGAGCACCTGCTGCCGCTCATGGTCGCGGCCGGTGCCGCGGGCGAGGATGCCGGCACCTTGACCTACCGCGACCACATCTTCGGCAAGGCGGTCTCAAGCTATCGCTTCGGCTGA
- a CDS encoding YceI family protein, which translates to MKFRYLLAALPLAAAPLLAAAPATAADWAVDTAKSRLGFSGVQTGAPFQGGFGKWSAEIAFDPAHPEAGHAQVTIDLASARSGDPQRDGALPQTDWFNVKQFPEARFEATGFVAKGGNAYEAPGKLTIRGIAKDVVLPFTLEITGDKAEAKGHLNLVRTGFGVGQGVWATGEWVALDVGVDVDLVATKSGS; encoded by the coding sequence ATGAAATTCCGCTACCTGCTGGCGGCCCTGCCGCTGGCCGCCGCCCCGCTCCTGGCCGCCGCGCCGGCCACCGCCGCGGACTGGGCCGTCGATACCGCCAAGAGCCGTCTGGGATTCTCCGGCGTGCAGACCGGGGCCCCCTTCCAGGGCGGCTTCGGCAAATGGTCGGCCGAGATTGCGTTCGATCCAGCCCATCCCGAGGCGGGCCATGCCCAGGTGACGATCGACCTTGCAAGCGCCAGATCCGGCGACCCGCAGCGCGACGGCGCGCTGCCCCAGACCGACTGGTTCAACGTGAAGCAATTCCCGGAAGCCCGCTTCGAGGCTACGGGCTTCGTCGCTAAGGGCGGCAATGCCTACGAGGCGCCGGGCAAGCTCACCATCCGCGGCATCGCCAAGGATGTCGTCCTGCCGTTCACGCTCGAGATCACCGGTGACAAGGCCGAGGCCAAGGGCCATTTGAACCTGGTACGCACCGGCTTCGGCGTCGGCCAGGGCGTCTGGGCGACGGGCGAGTGGGTCGCACTCGACGTCGGTGTCGACGTCGATCTCGTCGCGACCAAGAGTGGGAGCTGA
- a CDS encoding cytochrome b — MSRRTARNRSNPDRYDPVAIALHWVIGVGILTLIAMGLAMTHLALAPMTKFQLYQLHKSIGVTVLIAVLLRVPWRLTHRPPSLPTAMPPLERRAAEGAHGLLYALMLAIPLTGWALVSVSPFNLPTVLYGMVPWPHLPVLADLPNKAAVEPAVKFIHGKLAWVLAALVTLHAGAALRHHFVLRDGVLHRMLPFGRRQAQEPRPEEPRS, encoded by the coding sequence ATGTCGCGACGAACCGCCCGCAATCGCTCCAACCCGGATCGCTACGACCCGGTCGCGATCGCGCTGCACTGGGTGATCGGCGTCGGCATCCTGACGCTGATCGCCATGGGTCTCGCCATGACCCATCTGGCGCTCGCGCCGATGACGAAGTTCCAGCTCTATCAGCTGCACAAGTCGATCGGCGTCACCGTGCTCATTGCCGTGCTGCTGCGCGTGCCATGGCGGCTGACCCACCGCCCACCATCCCTGCCCACCGCCATGCCGCCGCTCGAGCGTCGGGCGGCGGAAGGCGCGCACGGGCTGCTCTATGCGCTCATGCTCGCAATCCCGCTCACCGGTTGGGCGCTGGTCTCGGTATCGCCGTTCAACCTGCCGACCGTGCTCTACGGCATGGTGCCCTGGCCGCATCTGCCGGTCCTGGCCGACCTGCCGAACAAGGCCGCGGTCGAGCCTGCGGTGAAATTCATTCACGGCAAGCTCGCCTGGGTGCTGGCGGCCCTCGTGACGCTCCACGCCGGCGCAGCGCTCCGCCATCACTTCGTGCTCCGCGACGGCGTGCTCCACCGCATGCTGCCGTTCGGCCGCCGCCAAGCCCAGGAACCGAGACCCGAGGAACCGAGATCATGA
- a CDS encoding YceI family protein yields MFRPLLPYALSAAVLAASAAVLPAQAQTASQDPASVEAGAYNLEPYHTRVLFSVNHFGFTTWYGEFSNVSGNLNLDPKAVAKSTLEIHIPVASLSTSNTMVDGELKGDKWFDAAQFPEIVFKADKIAPTGKTTAKVTGELTFHGVTKPVTLAVKLNGAGVNPLDKKFTTGFEVSGKIKRSDFGVKTYVPMVGDDVDLIISAAFEHA; encoded by the coding sequence ATGTTCCGTCCGCTGCTTCCCTATGCCCTTTCCGCTGCCGTGCTGGCGGCGTCCGCTGCCGTCCTGCCGGCCCAGGCCCAGACCGCGAGCCAGGATCCAGCCTCGGTCGAAGCTGGCGCCTATAATCTCGAGCCCTATCACACGCGCGTGCTGTTCAGCGTCAATCACTTCGGCTTCACGACCTGGTACGGCGAGTTCTCGAACGTGTCTGGCAACCTGAACCTGGACCCGAAGGCGGTCGCGAAAAGCACGCTCGAGATCCATATCCCGGTCGCCTCGCTCTCGACCAGCAACACGATGGTCGACGGCGAACTCAAGGGCGACAAGTGGTTCGACGCCGCCCAGTTCCCCGAGATCGTGTTCAAGGCCGACAAGATCGCGCCGACCGGCAAGACCACGGCCAAGGTGACCGGTGAGCTGACGTTCCATGGCGTCACCAAGCCCGTGACGCTCGCCGTCAAGCTGAACGGTGCCGGCGTCAACCCGCTCGACAAGAAATTCACGACCGGCTTCGAGGTGAGCGGCAAGATCAAGCGCAGCGACTTCGGCGTGAAGACCTACGTGCCGATGGTCGGCGACGACGTCGACCTGATCATCAGCGCCGCGTTCGAGCACGCCTGA